In one Pseudomonas sp. SG20056 genomic region, the following are encoded:
- a CDS encoding DUF1631 domain-containing protein encodes MSNQGTPPNPPGAAQTLASRGIQPRFGDLVQSCRKLVMNRLAEHLTGVFAQVDDTLFECAEKAENNQVQTLFFDNMREIRRQRPQIERSYHQQIAQNFSDFLEGKLKPPPSASELDAEHMALVQNEDYEESLQVTNMVSRVKARCAQPLFALEQRLALLNNGQKLVEDINPFGPQMIAQAFRDALTPCPFPLRIKVILYTLFDTHVMQSLDGIYAALNQRLIDAGVLPNLKYTAQRNSPPARPKATPAASAEHTTESSASSQKQGTATATQPPGQPYSAGNTDLSGPPPSDPQELLGSLATLLGEHRQRDIDAPLLGGTRSIASFTPREATSTYSASALLDALNRMQQQSANDLSQRLSRPQQVEGLKADLQQQLEAHSELPGQQKVSDQEADVIDLVGMLFDFILDDDNLPDNCKTTLSHLHTPYLKVALQDKALFTQHHHPARRLLNAMAQAGVLYGGEGDERGLLAKMQWVVERVIHDFFGDLQLFEGLLEEFNEFVATLRHKVELRERRAVEAAKGRDKLLGARQHAVEVIANSLNNRQPPNIIRNFLELTWADVLVFVLLRNGEQSPEWQRACEAAEQLAWSGTLLDETGRERLQKLRVPLLEDLRKGLELLGGYHEDGIRRLLQDLVACQHAVQAKQPLVAAQLKPTLPESPLGAMLGEDAALATLAPRESTLSTRAQALAKELGHIEFGTWFEFVTGEQVRTLKLSWFSPTTRNYMFVDQSGQRVAIKPLTQLATEMEQGLARIVTPERGAPLVDRALTAIYRVLQRFTGRTAEPQE; translated from the coding sequence ATGAGTAACCAGGGCACACCACCAAATCCACCCGGCGCAGCACAGACCCTAGCCAGCCGGGGCATCCAGCCGCGCTTCGGTGACCTGGTGCAAAGCTGTCGAAAATTGGTGATGAATCGCCTGGCCGAACACCTGACCGGCGTCTTCGCCCAGGTCGACGACACGCTGTTTGAGTGCGCCGAAAAAGCCGAGAACAACCAGGTACAAACCCTGTTCTTCGACAACATGCGCGAGATCCGCCGACAGCGCCCGCAGATAGAACGCAGCTACCACCAGCAGATCGCGCAGAACTTCTCCGACTTCCTCGAAGGCAAGCTCAAGCCACCGCCCAGCGCCAGCGAACTGGACGCAGAGCACATGGCCCTGGTGCAGAACGAGGACTACGAAGAAAGCCTGCAAGTCACCAACATGGTCAGCCGGGTCAAGGCACGCTGCGCGCAGCCGCTGTTTGCTCTGGAGCAGCGCCTGGCGCTGCTGAATAACGGCCAGAAACTCGTCGAGGACATCAACCCCTTCGGCCCGCAGATGATTGCCCAGGCGTTTCGCGACGCCCTGACGCCCTGCCCGTTTCCGCTACGCATAAAGGTCATCCTTTATACGTTGTTTGATACGCACGTCATGCAGAGCCTGGACGGCATCTATGCCGCGCTGAATCAGCGCCTGATTGATGCCGGCGTACTGCCAAACCTGAAGTACACCGCACAGCGCAACAGCCCGCCAGCACGCCCCAAGGCAACACCCGCCGCATCCGCCGAACACACGACCGAAAGCAGCGCCAGCAGCCAGAAGCAGGGCACTGCCACTGCTACGCAACCGCCTGGGCAACCCTACAGCGCGGGCAACACAGACTTGAGCGGCCCACCGCCAAGCGACCCTCAGGAGTTACTGGGTAGCCTGGCGACCTTGCTGGGTGAACACCGCCAACGCGATATTGACGCCCCGCTGCTTGGCGGCACCCGCAGCATTGCCAGCTTCACCCCACGCGAGGCGACCAGCACCTATAGCGCCTCAGCCCTGCTGGATGCACTTAACCGCATGCAGCAGCAATCGGCCAACGACCTGTCGCAGCGTTTGAGTCGCCCGCAGCAGGTAGAAGGTCTCAAAGCGGACCTGCAACAACAGCTGGAAGCCCACAGCGAGCTGCCTGGCCAACAGAAGGTTTCCGACCAGGAAGCCGACGTGATCGACCTGGTTGGCATGCTGTTCGACTTTATCCTCGACGACGACAACCTACCGGACAACTGCAAGACCACTCTGTCTCACCTGCACACGCCGTACCTGAAAGTGGCACTGCAGGACAAAGCGCTGTTCACCCAACATCATCACCCTGCCCGCCGCCTGCTCAACGCCATGGCCCAAGCCGGCGTGCTGTATGGTGGTGAAGGCGACGAACGCGGTCTGTTGGCCAAGATGCAGTGGGTAGTCGAGCGGGTTATCCATGATTTTTTCGGCGACCTGCAACTCTTTGAAGGCCTGCTGGAAGAGTTCAACGAATTCGTTGCCACCCTCAGACACAAGGTCGAACTGCGCGAACGTCGCGCAGTGGAAGCAGCCAAAGGCCGCGACAAACTGCTCGGCGCACGCCAGCACGCAGTCGAAGTGATCGCCAACAGCCTGAACAATCGCCAGCCGCCGAATATCATCCGCAACTTCCTCGAACTGACCTGGGCCGATGTGCTGGTATTCGTGTTGTTGCGCAATGGCGAACAGAGCCCGGAATGGCAGCGCGCCTGCGAAGCGGCTGAGCAGCTGGCCTGGAGCGGCACGCTGCTCGATGAAACAGGCCGCGAGCGCCTGCAGAAACTGCGCGTGCCGCTGCTCGAAGACCTGCGTAAAGGCCTGGAATTGCTCGGCGGCTACCACGAAGACGGCATCCGCCGCCTGCTGCAGGACCTGGTGGCCTGCCAACATGCCGTACAGGCCAAACAGCCACTGGTGGCTGCCCAGCTCAAACCAACCCTGCCCGAGAGCCCACTGGGCGCCATGCTCGGTGAAGACGCCGCACTGGCCACCCTGGCACCACGCGAATCAACACTCTCGACCCGCGCGCAGGCGCTGGCCAAAGAACTGGGGCATATCGAATTCGGCACCTGGTTCGAGTTCGTCACTGGCGAACAAGTGCGCACACTCAAGCTGTCCTGGTTCAGCCCAACAACCCGCAATTACATGTTTGTCGACCAGAGCGGTCAGCGCGTGGCAATCAAGCCACTCACCCAGCTGGCCACCGAAATGGAACAAGGGCTGGCGCGCATCGTCACCCCCGAACGAGGTGCACCACTGGTGGACCGTGCCCTTACCGCCATTTACCGCGTGCTCCAGCGTTTTACCGGGCGCACAGCTGAGCCTCAAGAATAA
- a CDS encoding PilZ domain-containing protein: MDDERRLHSRHNADVQLEVFDLHTGQRLGRVVDLSADGFMLFSDTPLTADELVECRLVSEQVIEGVCEITLGADCLWSRPGADGQHCWAGFHIIDLAEDQAAALEVLLKHL, from the coding sequence ATGGATGACGAACGTCGCCTGCACAGCCGACATAATGCCGACGTGCAACTGGAAGTCTTCGACTTACACACCGGGCAGCGCCTGGGTCGTGTGGTTGACCTGTCCGCCGATGGCTTCATGCTGTTCAGTGACACGCCGCTGACCGCAGACGAACTGGTGGAGTGCCGCCTGGTCAGCGAACAGGTGATTGAAGGCGTATGCGAAATAACCCTGGGGGCCGACTGCCTGTGGAGCCGCCCCGGTGCGGACGGCCAGCACTGCTGGGCAGGTTTTCACATCATTGACCTGGCAGAAGACCAGGCTGCAGCGCTGGAAGTCCTGCTCAAGCACCTGTAA